A DNA window from Plasmodium brasilianum strain Bolivian I chromosome 12, whole genome shotgun sequence contains the following coding sequences:
- a CDS encoding ABC transporter B family member 5 — protein sequence MGNALRKLGEGERRGTGRYLESIRNMFGHNDTGDASIDNPKRSIRSVDGLEMGKGVVGREEMGKGVVRREEMVKGVVGREEMVKGVVGREEMVKGVVGREEMVKGVVRREEMVKGVVGGGTERMNYILRAVKDMTAYEKTLLSIALLFLAINAYTNLSYPKIMGQCVEAEDGEYTKSNLLITLLQKTNFLKKFLFKSDNNKTVSTIFNFLPYFVCGGLASYFRIYFTNKCITRVEYRLKRQVHYKIITQNDEKFNKTKSADYLVNCTFNEIKLSSKELITCITQILRYINSIIGGIISMVFISSYLTKLCIIIVPAYGFFALFILRRLRNIKMDVAHFEEKQMARFSDILKKKNIISLFANENYENKYFSDELKFTKKLNDKYVHCESLFYSFLNIGTNLVICSILCFGKIELSKNNITHGQLVSFIAYSSMLGLGLIGMIKLKKDLSILHLSLRKIYEIIDVPPVGTHTCGSSEALSKYNSSNDPHEENCPPMADIIQRNYSLVLEPHKKIGNINDGSSNGCINNVCNTDNSSSSSSSTTTNESSTNSGRVEGNVCTPRKSLPADENNRFPREVRGSIRFENVHFSYNSYDENRKKKVLTNINFEINKNEKVAIVGKSGSGKSTLWKLLTKEYEYEGNIYVDNYNIKDIDKTFFKKNIVSINEQECCVLNRSLYENLTYALIPVQREEEKSGKKKKKSVTVVGGVVVVVELAIMLGNQTSDNASSNLTHKNEHISYKIYHNNSKRFSNNIIEGKDNISPSLNSSEEEYISFIRGEKELIIRENVKDGVEDDDTTDTTNSNSCMNKTILTDKVSTELYRNNYELLNHYGHKLDIINATVNVLCEELNLNNFIRSMPEHIHTIIQNDSISSGQKQRLSIIRSLMKDTPIYIFDEITSFLDEANIDKLFSLINMLLPNKTIIYITHSAKILHQMDKLRSSSSSSSSSSSSSSSSSSSSSSSSSSSSSSSSSSSSSSSSSSSSSSSGAHLNVLLLLTLSPSAFFDISRERTYVQLDNVFFYTNVE from the exons ATGGGAAATGCTCTTCGAAAATTAGGGGAAGGTGAAAGAAGAGGTACAGGTCGTTATTTAGAAAGTATTCGTAACATGTTTGGTCATAATGATACAGGGGATGCGAGTATTGACAATCCTAAACGGAGCATCCGAAGTGTAGATGGCTTAGAAATGGGAAAAGGAGTAGTAGGAAGAGAAGAAATGGGAAAAGGAGTAGTAAGAAGAGAAGAAATGGTAAAAGGAGTAGTAGGAAGAGAAGAAATGGTAAAAGGAGTAGTAGGAAGAGAAGAAATGGTAAAAGGAGTAGTAGGAAGAGAAGAAATGGTAAAAGGAGTAGTAAGAAGAGAAGAAATGGTAAAAGGAGTAGTAGGAGGGGGAACAGAACGGATGAACTACATACTGAGGGCAGTAAAAGACATGACCGCGTATGAGAAAACACTGCTGTCCATAGCTTTACTATTTTTAGCTATTAATGCATATACAAATTTAAGTTATCCAAAAATAATGGGTCAATGTGTTGAAGCAGAGGATGGGGAATATACCAAGTCTAATTTGTTAATAACATTATTGCAAAAAacgaattttttaaaaaaatttttattcaaatCAGATAATAATAAGACAGTAAGtactatatttaattttttgccCTATTTTGTATGTGGAGGGTTAGCATCTTATTTTAGAATATACTttacaaataaatgtattacaAGAGTGGAATACCGATTAAAGAGACAAGTACATTATAAGATAATTACACAGAATGATGAGAAGtttaataaaactaaatCAGCTGACTATTTAGTGAACTGCacatttaatgaaataaaattatcatcGAAGGAATTGATTACATGTATAACTCAAATCTTACgttatataaattcaataaTAGGAGGTATTATATCGATGGTTTTTATCTCCTCTTATTTGacaaaattatgtattatcATTGTACCAGCATATGGTTTCtttgcattatttattttgagaaggttaagaaatattaagaTGGATGTAGCTCATTTTgaagaaaaacaaatggCTCGTTTTTCcgacattttaaaaaaaaaaaatattatttctttatttgcaaatgaaaattatgaaaataaatatttttccgATGAGTTaaaattcacaaaaaaattgaatgaTAAATATGTCCATTGTGAATCCttgttttattcttttttaaatataggTACTAATCTTGTTATTTGTTCAATTTTATGTTTTGGTAAAATCGAACTCAGTAAGAATAATATTACCCATGGTCAGCTTGTCTCTTTTATTGCTTATAGTAGTATGTTAGGTTTGGGCCTAATAGGTATGATTAAGCTGAAGAAGGACCTAAGCATTCTTCACTTAAGTTTACgcaaaatttatgaaattatCGACGTGCCCCCAGTAGGTACTCACACATGTGGAAGCAGTGAGGCATTGAGCAAGTACAACAGTAGTAACGATCCTCATGAGGAGAACTGTCCACCAATGGCCGACATCATCCAGAGGAACTATAGCCTTGTTTTAGAGCCGCACAAGAAGATAGGCAATATAAATGATGGCAGTAGCAATGGCTGCATTAATAATGTATGCAATACagataatagtagtagtagtagtagtagtactaCTACTAATGAGAGCAGTACTAATAGTGGCAGAGTAGAGGGGAACGTTTGCACCCCCCGGAAGTCCCTACCAGCGGATGAAAATAACAGGTTTCCTCGAGAGGTTAGGGGGTCGATAAGATTTGAAAATGTACACTTTTCATATAACAGTTATGATGAAAATAGGAAAAAGAAAGTGTtgacaaatataaattttgaaataaataaaaatgaaaaagtagCCATTGTAGGAAAAAGTGGGTCAGGTAAATCCACATTATggaaattattaacaaaggAATATGAATACGAaggtaatatatatgttgataattataatataaaagatatagacaaaacattttttaaaaaaaatattgtgtCTATCAATGAGCAGGAGTGCTGTGTTTTGAATAGGTCCCTTTATGAGAATTTAACTTACGCGCTGATACCTGTTCAAAGGGAGGAAGAAAaaagtggaaaaaaaaaaaaaaaatcagttACAGTTGTGGGCGgggtagtagtagtagtggAATTG GCCATCATGCTAGGGAACCAAACAAGTGATAACGCTTCATCCAATTTAACACACAAAAATGAACACATTTCATACAAgatatatcataataattctaaaagATTTTCGAATAATATTATAGAGGGTAAAGATAATATTAGTCCCTCTTTAAATTCTTCCGAGgaagaatatatttctttcattcgaggagaaaaagaattaataatacgtgaaaatgtaaaagatGGAGTTGAAGATGATGATACCACAGATACAACAAACAGCAATAGTTGTATGAATAAAACTATTTTAACTGATAAAGTATCTACAGAATTGTACAGAAATAACTACGAATTGTTGAATCATTATGGACACAAATTAGACATAATAAATGCAACAGTAAATGTATTATGTGAAGaactaaatttaaataatttcattcGCTCAATGCCTGAACATATTCATACAATTATTCAAAATGATTCCATCTCATCAGGACAAAAACAGAGATTATCAATAATTCGCTCCCTTATGAAAGATACACcaatatacatttttgatGAAATTACTTCCTTTTTAGATGAAGCAAATATAGACAAGCTATTCAGTCTTATTAACATGTTACTACCAAATAAAACTATAATCTATATTACGCACTCAGCAAAAATTCTGCATCAAATGGATAAG TTgcgcagtagtagtagtagtagtagtagtagtagtagtagtagtagtagtagtagtagtagtagtagtagtagtagtagtagtagcagtagcagcagtagcagtagcagtagcagcagtagcagtagcagcagtagcagtagcagtGGGGCACACCTCAACGTTTTACTTCTATTAACTTTGTCGCCCTCCGCGTTTTTCGATATCTCACGGGAAAGAA